tggaatctgagctactcaggagactaaggtgggagaattgcttgaatccagggggccaaggttgcagtgagctgagattgcaccactgcactccagcttgggtgacagagtgacattctttctcaaaaaaatcttaaaaacataaaaataggccatgtgcggtggctcacacctgtaatcccagcactttgggaggccgaagcaggcggatcacgaggtcagaagattgagaccaccatggctaacactgtgaaaccccgtctctactaaaaatacaaaaaatgagccaggcatggtggcacgcccctgtagtcccagctactagggaggctgaggcaggagaatcacttgaacctgggaggcggaggttgcagtgagctaagattgcaccaatgcactgcaacctgggtgacagaccgagactgtctcaagaaagaaaatttttcaaaaagttttaaattaaacagATAACTAAAAAAAggtcagtgcagtggctcacgcctataatcccagcactttgggaggctgaggtgggcagatcacctgaggtcaggaggtagagaacagcctgaccaacatatagtgaaaccttgtctctactaaaaaatacaaaatttaggtgggacgcagtggctcacacctataatcccagcactttgggaggctgaggcgggcagaatGTCTAAGgtcagcagtttaagaccagtctggccaacgtggtgaaaccccgtctctactaaaaatgcaagaaaactggctgggcgcggtggctcatacctgtaatcctagcactttgggaggccgagacgggcggatcgcaaggtcaagagatcaagaccatcctggccaatatggtgaaaccccgtctctactaaaaatacaaaaattagctgagcatggtggcgcgtgcctgtggtcacagctacgtgggaggctgagggaggagaatcgattgaacccgggacacagaggttgcagtgagccaagattgcatcactgcactccagcctggtgagaaagcgagactctgtctcaaaaaaaaaaaagaaagaaaagaaaatcagccgggtgtggtggcatgtgcctgtaatcccagctactcgggaggctgaggcaggagaatggcatgaaccagggaggtggaggttgcagtgagccgagattgccccattctactccagcctgggtgactgagactcccgtctctcaaaaaaagtaaataaaataaaataaataaataaaatttacaaacacaaaaaaatcaaaccacaTAAAATCAATCAACCAACACCCATTCTGTTTAAGGTTCCAAAAGGCAATAGCTGGACCCGGCTGCAGAGCACACTCCCACCTcacctctgtctcaaaagtacATCCCCTACGTGCGGTTCTCCTTAAAAAACTTTAATGTCTGGGTTGGGAAGGCAGGTAGAGCGAGTAGAGGCAGCTGCTAGAGGCTGGTTGCTGACTCCAGGCCACGTTCCAGGAAATATCGGTGGGAAGTACGGGGACGGGCTTGGGACCCTTCATTGAGGAAGTAGGATGTGATCTTCCTGAGTCCCTCCTGATCCTCGGGTGTTGAGTCCTCCCTGTGGGAGAGAGGTGATAACAGTGACCACTTCCATGGGGAGCAACCATCTCAGGCAGGGCTGAACCCTggcctccctctttccttcccgaTAGCACCCCCAGGACATCCATGACACCCACCATATAACATCTTCCGCCTCTTTCTCCAGGATGGTCTGAGCTGTGCGCCAGCTAAACCGGACAAACTGGGGGAAGCCGAACACAGGCTCCACGTGCTCCTTCAACCACGCTTTTGTCTTGGGATCTGGGGTAGGGTGGGCAATGGTGACAGTCCATAACATTCAAGCTCcttgtcactcttttttttttctttgagatggagtctcactctgtccccaagctggagtgcagtggcgccatctcagctcattgcaacttccgcctcccgggttcaagcaattctcccgcctcagcctcccaagtagctgggattacaggcacacgccaccgtaCCCAgcaaaattctgtatttttagtagtgatgaggtttcaccatgttggccaggatggtctcaatcgcttgacctcgtgatctaaccacctcggcctcccaaagtgctgggattacaggggtgagtcaccgcgcctggcctccttgCCACTCTTCTAAGGCTTCCTCCGGAGTACCTGGGGCACCTCCTATTGTCTGAGGCACCTTCTTGCCACAGGACCTTTACCTGGCCAAGAACTGCTCAAAGGGCAGTGCAGGGAGACTGCCTCTGAGACATCTCCTTGACCTCCAAGAACAAgtgattaaacatttttattttatttatttatttattattatttttttgagacggagtctcgctctgtcgcccgggctggagtgcagtggccggatctcggctcactgcaagctccgcctcccgggttcacgccattctcctgcctcagcctcccgagtagctgggactacaggcgcccgccacctcgcccagctagttttttgtattttttagtagagacggggtttcacccggttagccaggatggtctcgatctcctgacctcgtgatccgcccgcctcggcctcgcaaagtgctgggattacaggcttgagccactgcgcccggcctattttatttatttattgtttgagatggagtcttgttctgtcgcccaggctggagtgcagtggtgtgatctcaactcactgcaacctccgccttccaggttcaagtgattctcctgcctcagcctcccaagtagctgggactacagccatccaccaccatacctggctaatttttgtatttttagtagagatggggtttcacagtatcagacagtcaggctggtctcaaactcctgacctcaggtgatccacccacttcagcctcccaaagtgctgggattacaggtgtgagccaccatgcccagtctttttattttttttgagatagggtctcgctctattacctaggctggagtgtagtggcatgatcgcagctcaatgcaacctctgcctcccaggctcaagccatccgcccacctcagcctcccaagtagctgggactacaggtgtgcaccaccacacctggctaatttttgtatcttttgtagagatggggttttgccatattgcccaggctggtcttgaattcctgagttcatatgatctacctgcctctgtctcttaaaatgctaggattacaggcatgagccacctcacccagcctgtcattaaacattattattgttattattttgagacggagtttcgctcgtttcccaggctgaagtgcaatcgtgtgatctcagctcactgcaacctccatctcccaggttcaagcaattctcctgcctcagcctcccgagtcgctgggattacgggcgtgtgccactatgtccagctaattttgtatttttagtagagatggggtttcaccatgttggtcaggctggtctcgaactcctgaactcaagggatccacccgcctcagcctcccaaagtgctgggattacaggtgtgagccaccacacccggctaacattatttttttttgacataagctctcaccttgtcacccaggctggagtgcagtgacataatcatagctcactgcagcctcaatctcctgggctcaagcaacccacccaccttagccttcgtagctgggactgcaggtgggcCCCACtataactggctaattttttaaattttttatagagatgggtatctcgctatgttgcccaggttggtcttgaactcaaggattcaagcggttctcctacctcagtttcccaaagtgctgtggttacaggcatgagccaccacgcctggtccccTTCCCCTTAACAAAGGGGCAGATGCCCACCGTGGGTCTCAGTTCATCACTGGGGCTCCAGAGAGACAGTAAAGTGGGAAGCGGGGAAGACAGCAGCAATCCTATGGCCTGGAACCCAGCTCCgtcactcactggctgtgtggccATGAACAAATGGCACCACTGTCTAACACTTGGCCTCTTTCGCTGTGGAGTAGGGTGACCAGAACAATTTAGAAAACCTCCAGCCAGGCatagtagttcacacctgtaatcctagctgttTGGAaatccaaggcaggaggatcacttaagcccaggagttcaagaccaggctgggcaacatagggagatcccatctctttaaaaaaataaggaaaaaagggccaggggtggtggcttatggctgtaatcccagcactttgacagaccaaggtgggaggactgcctgactccaggagtttgataccagcctgggcaacatgacaagaccccattttttttttttttttgagacagagtctcgcttagtcgcccaggctggagtgcaatggcgcgatctcggctcactgcaagctccgcctcccgggttcacgccattctcctgcctcagcctcctgagtagctgggactacaggcgcccgccgcctcgcccggctaattttttgcattttttttttagtagagacggggcttcaccgtgttagccaggatggtctcgatctcctgacctcgtgatccgcccgcctcggcctcccaaagtgctgggattacaggcgtgagccaccgcgcccggccaagaccccatttttataaaaacaaaaataggctgggcgcggtggctcacgcctgtaatcccagcactttgggaggctgagtcgggcagatcacctgaggtcgggagttcaagaccagcctgaccaacctggagaaacctcgtctctactaaaaatacaaaattagccgggcgtggtggcgcgtgcctgtaatcccagctactcgcgaggctgacgcaggagaatcatttgaagccaggaggtggaggttgcggtgagatcgcaccattgcactgcagcctgggcagcaagagcaaaactctgtctcaaaaaataaataaaaatatggccgggcgcggtggctcaagcctgtaatcccagcactttgggaggccgaggcgggcggatcacaaggtcaggagatcgagaccatcctggctaacacggtgaaaccccgtctctactaaaaacacaaaaaactagccgggtgaggtggcgggcgcctgtagtcccagctacttgggaggctaaggcaagagaatggcgtaaacccaggaggtggagcttgcagtgagccgagatcgcgccactgcactccagcctgggcgacagagcaagactccgtctcaaaaaaaaaaaaaaaataaaataaataaataaataaataaaaataaaaaatagaaacaaaaaataagcaaaataaaatgataaacgacagaaaggaagaaaagaaaacctcagaaGTGTGCTCAGCTCTGGCCATTTCAACATTAGTACCATGGTCACTGTCTGCTCACCATTGGGGTAGCCTGAGCCATAATCAGTATCCGAGTCCTGCAGTTTCTCCACGAACTTCCATTTCTTCACGGCCTGGTCCCGAGCCACCTGTGGGCAAGACAGCCACCTGGAATCTCCCTCCTCCCCCGTGGTGGCCATGTCTGGCCCTTATATAGTGGGATGCTGGAAGCCGGCGATGGCTAGTAGGGTACTGACCTTGGCACAGATGCTGGCAGCACTAACCACTGGGTAGAGGGCATCTGCTTTGGCCTTGACCGTCACCTCAATCCCGGGAAAACTTTGCTGCAGCCGCGCCTGGTATGTCTCTGGCATCCCTACAGTGTCCACAAACACCTGCCACGGCAACAAACACATATTAATTGAACAAACAATGTACCAATGCTCTAGCCTCACAGCCCTGGCACGTTCTTCCTGCTACCCAGAATCCTCTTCTCACAGCCCGTCCCCAGGCTGAATCAATCAGGGATTTCAACTCAAACATCTCCTCCCAGGCCAGGCAACGTtgttcacgcctgtgatcccagcactttgggaggttgaggcgggaggatcgccctgggagtttgagaccaggcttggcaacacagtgagaccccatctttacaaaaacataaaataaatacaataaaataaaacaaagaaaaaaaaatcacctcctgAAGAGGCTTCCTCTGATCATGCTGCATCTGCTCTACACTTATTTagcacctactgcatgccagatactgttctaggAACTGAGGTGGCagaaaacactagaaaaaaaagTGGTAGAGTGcgttggcacacgcctgtaatcccaactttaggaagccaaagcgggaggatcacttgagggcaggtgttcgagaccaacctggacaacatatgGAGACcatgtttctaaaaaaataaaaaattagctaggtgtagtggtgaATAAAGGCTTGAAGGAGGTGAGGAACTAAACCGTGCAGAGATCTGGGGAAGAGGGCTCTAGGTGTGAGAACAGccagtacaaaggccctgagctGGGACCAGGTCCATGATGCTGGGCCCTTGCACGAGGGTCTATGGCTACAGCACCGAAGAGAGGGGTCAAGAGCTGCTGGGGGAAAGTGGTATCTCCACAGCAGTACTGTTTTCAGAAACcacctttattttttgtttaccaGCTAAACATTTTTCTGCCCAGGCTAGGCCCTGAACCCCCACGGGCAGGTCCCTTGTCTGTCTATGCCAGTTACTGCATCGCCAGCTCTGCATTTGGACCTGATCCTCAGGTCCCTCCTCAGCAAGGCCTACCTTGCTataattcctttctttcttcatcttgtagagatggggtcttgcgatgttgcccaggctagtctggaactcctggcctcaaccaatttgctcatctcagcttcccaaagtgctgggattacaggcataagccaccacacccagcatacAATTCCTACGTCGAGGTTATTTTGCCTTGTTATTCTCTCAAAATGGTCCGTTCTTTCACTGAGAGCATTCGAGGCAATGctgatttatgtttttctctggtAATTTAATGTAATTCTCCCCCACTCGACTGTaaatttttctgatttaatttccACTGTGATCGGAAAACTAAATGTTgagatgtgcatttttttttttttttttgagacggagtctcgctctgttgcctaggctggagtgcagtggcgcaatctcggctcactgcaaactccacctcccaggttcacgccattctcctgcctcagcctcccgaatagctgggactacaggcacctgccaccacgcccagctaattttttgtatttttagtagagacggggtttcacagtgttagccaggatggtctccatctcctgaccccgtgatccgcccctctgggcctcccaaagtgctgagattacaggtgtgagccacaggagATGTGCATTTCAAAAAGACTACCTTCTGTTGCTGCATGGGGAACAGATTGGAGGGGACAGGAGGGTGGGGGATGAGAGACGATGCTTAGCAGGTGTCCAGGGTGTGGGAGGTGTCCTGGGCTAGGACAGAGGTAGCAGGGAGACACATGTGGGATTTGTTCTGCAGACTGAGCCTTTAGGATGAGGGAGAGATTAGATGGAGATGGGACTAGGGGCTACACTGTGGTCCTCAGTGTGGCACACATTTAGGGCAGAAACAGGAGCACGAAATCAACAGTAGCAAGGAATATGCCTGAGGCACTCCAGACGTATCTGATGCTGAATCTGCCCACTGCACGTTTTTGCCCACATTTacgtcttttatttttattttttgctgtgtcccccaggctggagtgcaatggcacgatctcagctcactacaacctccgcctcccgggttcaagcgacttcggtagagacagggtttcatcatgtcggccaggatggtcttcaactcctgaccttaggtgatttgcctgcctcagcctcccaaagcactgggattacagccttgagccaccgtgcctagcctcctatttttagtttatttttatttattattattttttgagacagagtctcactctgttgcccaggttggagggcaatggcacaatcttggctcactgcaacttctgcctcctgggttcaagcgattctcctgcttcagcctcctgagtagctaggattacaggtgcccaccaccacgtccagctaatttttgtatttttagtagagacggggtttcaccatgttggtcaggctggtctcgaactcttgacctctggtgatctacccgctgcggcctcccaaagtgctgcgattataggcgtgagccactgggcctggcctccattttcatttttgggTTGGGGGGGGTC
The sequence above is drawn from the Macaca thibetana thibetana isolate TM-01 chromosome 19, ASM2454274v1, whole genome shotgun sequence genome and encodes:
- the RNASEH2A gene encoding ribonuclease H2 subunit A, with the translated sequence MDLSELERDNTGRCRLSSPVPAACRKEPCVLGVDEAGRGPVLGPMVYAICYCPLSHLADLEALKVADSKTLLESERERLFAKMEENRDFVGWALDVLSPNLISTSMLGRVKYNLNSLSHDTATGLIQYALDQGVNVTQVFVDTVGMPETYQARLQQSFPGIEVTVKAKADALYPVVSAASICAKVARDQAVKKWKFVEKLQDSDTDYGSGYPNDPKTKAWLKEHVEPVFGFPQFVRFSWRTAQTILEKEAEDVIWEDSTPEDQEGLRKITSYFLNEGSQARPRTSHRYFLERGLESATSL